In Vibrio alginolyticus NBRC 15630 = ATCC 17749, the sequence AACCTTTTTCTAGCTTAAAGTCTGCCTGACCTTTCGCGGTGAACTTTTGGTCGTTCATTTCGCCCTTCACGCCAAAATCAGCCGTTGTCCAGTTGTCAAAAGCGAATTCGGAAAGGTTTAATGAAATATCATAAAGTTTGGTGTAACTACCGGCTTGCTTATCCTGCATTTCTAATGAACCGTTAGAAACCGTAACGCCAGCAAGATTAATACTCCAATCAGAACCAGAAGTTTGCGTTTCACCATTTTGCGTAGGCGCAGCATTGTTCTCTTGTTCTGCTTGTTGTGTTTGGGCTTTCGTCAATGCATCAATATTCTTGCTGCCATCTTTCTTGGTTTCAATGTAGAACTCAGCACCATCAAGCGTGACGTTTCCAATTTCAAGCTGTTGACTAAAAAGTGGCATAACAGAGATGTCTACACCAACGGTATCAACTTTGAATAAATTGGGTTTACTAAAGCCTTGTGGGTTTCGCAATTCTGTATGTCCCAACTCAAAGCCAATTGATGGGAAAAATTGCCAACTGATATCCCCTTCAATCACCAACTCTAATCCCGTTTGCTTTTGCGCTTGCTCAACAATAAGGGGTTTAAACTGATTCGGATTGACGAAGATGGTTAACGCTAAAATTGCGACCAAAATGACCACAATCGGTATTGCTAGAATTAAGAGCAGTTTCTTCATTTGTTTTTCCTTGCTCGAGTGTTTTTACAATTATAAGCGCAGACTCCATTTGCCGCTGACAGTTCCACAAAAGCGTGAAAAGTGTCTGGTTTTAACCTGCAACTGACTAATTTAAAAACAAAAAAAGAAGTGGCACTTAAGGTGCCACTTCTTCTCCTAAAAATAAAGCGATATAGCCGTCTATAGGCTTAAGCTTTCAAAAGTCTTGCAATGTGAGCTTTTAATACATCAATTGCGATACGGTTTTTACCACCGCGAGGAACAATAATGTCCGCATATTGCTTAGAAGGTTCGATAAACTGCATGAACATCGGACGTACTGTTTGTTGGTATTGCTTAAGAACAGACTCCATAGTTCGGCCTCGCTCTTCCACATCACGCTTAACACGGCGAAGCAAGCAAATATCTAACGGTGTGTCCATAAATACTGTCGCATGCATCAAATCACGAAGACGAGGGTCTGTAAGAAGAAGGATACCTTCTAGAATGATCACCTTTTTAGGTGTCATTGTGGTGGTGTTAATTGTTCTTGTGTGCTCAGTGTAGCTGTACTCAGGCACTTCTACTGCTTCACCACGTACCAATTTTTCTAGGTGCTCACACAGTAGGTCGTGGTCCAACGCACTCGGGTGATCGTAGTTCGTCTTTACTCGCTCTTCCATGCTTAGGTGGCTTTGGTCGTTGTAGTAGCAATCTTCCGTGATGACACCGATTTGATGATCGCCTACTTTCGCGCGAAGCTCATTATAAATAGTGCTCGCGATCAGACTTTTTCCAGAAGCAGAAGCGCCAGCAATACCTACGATGACGCATTGATTATTATCAGACATTAGTTTGCACCCGATGATGATTTCTAGTCACATAAAAAGATAAACTGCCTGATTATAGGGAGTTCACCCCATAGTTACTAGTTGGAATTAGGGTTTAGTCATAAGTTTCTGCCTGCTCAGAGGATTAACCTCCGAGCAAACGTTAAAATGTGCAATTATCAACCAGCAGGCATAGTAAACTTAGTTCACCATTGTAAAGCTAATCGCATCTGGTTTTGCTTTGCCTTGCCAAAACATCGTGCTACATACGCGATCGGCAAGTTGCTTATAATACCCTGCATGCTCACTTTCTGGGCGTCTTGCTACCGTTGGCACGCCAGCGTCAATATCTTCTCTCATAGAGATATGAAGCGGAATTTGTCCTAACAATGCTAAGCCAAATTCTTGCGACATTTTTTCAGCTCCGCCCATACCAAAAATATGCTCTTTCGCGCCACATTGACTACAAATGTGATAACTCATGTTTTCCACAACACCAATAACCGGGACATGGACTTTGTTAAACATTGCCGCTCCCTTCCTTGCATCGGCAAGGGCTAAATCTTGCGGCGTTGTGACTAACACGCTACCTGTTACCGGAATTTGTTGTGACAGCGTCAATTGAATATCCCCCGTACCTGGCGGCATATCAATCACCAAATAATCCAAATCTGGCCAATCTGTTTCAGTTAATAACTGCGACAACGCTTTTGAAGCCATTGGACCGCGCCATATCGCCGCTTCTGATCTATCCACCAAATAACCGATAGAATGAGTATAGATGCCGTGAGCAAAAATGGGTTCCATCCACTTGCCATCACGAACTTCTGGTTTAGCATCTTCTTGCCCCAACATCATAGGTACAGACGGACCATAGATATCTGCATCCAACAATCCCACTTTCGCCCCAGATTGAGCAATCGCCAACGCTAAGTTAACTGCGGTAGTAGATTTACCAACGCCACCTTTCGCAGAACTGACGGCAATGATGTTCTTAACACCCTTAACCGAGTTAGCCACTTGAGTTTCTAAAGCTTTAACTCCAAGGCGAATATTAAATGGGAATTCAGCCACTTTACCCGAGGCTTGCTGCTGTTTGATCCAGTCATGCAGTACGGTTTGAAGCTCATTACTTGCGAATGGCAACGTTATATCAATAGAACCCTGTGTCGTAATCGAAATTGCGCCATGAATATCTGCCCAGTTTTCCACCAACTGTGGATGTTGGAATTGGTTAAACCAGTGACAAAAATCTTGTTTTGAAGTGAACTGATGCATAAGCCCTCCTTTTAGATGTCATGCTACCACCGTCCAGGCTCAACCAGAACCCCAAAAAAACTAAGGCATTCCGCAGTTTGACACCTTGGAGTTAGTCAGTTCATGGGGTAGTATTATCCATCAAAATTTATTTATACCTATCAAGAAAAGCGAATATTAAGTATGGCAAACGATCCAAAAAACTTTCCGTCAAGGAAAATGCTGGTAACTTGTGCCCTTCCGTACGCTAACGGTTCGATCCACCTTGGTCATATGCTTGAGCATATCCAAGCGGACATTTGGGTTCGTTACCAACGCCTACGCGGCAACACTGTAAACTTCATCTGTGCTGACGATGCTCACGGCACGCCAATCATGCTTAAAGCGCAACAGATGGGTATTACTCCTGAAGAAATGATTGCCGCAGTTAGCGAAGAGCACCAAAAAGACTTCGCTGGATTTGATATCAGCTTTGATAACTACCACAGCACACACTCAGATGAGAACCGTGAGCTAGCGTCACACATTTATCTTGAGTTGAAGAAAAATGGCTTTATCTCTAGCCGCACTATCTCTCAGCTGTTCGATCCAGAAAAAGAGATGTTCTTACCGGACCGTTTCGTAAAAGGTACCTGTCCAAAATGTAAGTCTGAAGACCAGTACGGTGACAACTGTGACAACTGTGGTGAGACTTACAGCCCAACAGAACTGATCAATCCTAAATCTGCGGTTTCTGGTGCGACGCCAGTAATGAAAGATTCAGAGCACTTCTTCTTCGACCTGCCTCAGTTTGAAAGCATGCTAAAAGAGTGGACTCGCTCTGGCTCGCTACAAGCTGAAACAGCGAACAAAATGCAAGAATGGTTCGAATCTGGCTTGCAGCAATGGGATATCTCACGTGATGCACCATACTTTGGCTTCGAGATCCCTGGTGAGAAGAACAAATTCTTCTACGTATGGCTAGACGCGCCTATCGGCTACATGGGCTCTTTCAAAAACCTATGTGACAAGCGCGACGACCTAGATTTCGACGAGTACTGGAAGAAAGACAGCTCAGCAGAACTGTACCACTTCATCGGTAAAGACATCGTTTACTTCCACAGCCTATTCTGGCCAGCAATGCTAGAAGGTTCCGGCTTCCGTAAACCAAACAACGTATTCGTACACGGTTACGTAACCGTAAACGGCGCGAAAATGTCGAAGTCTAAAGGTACGTTCGTAAAAGCAAGCACTTATCTAGAGCACCTAGACCCTGAGTGTCTACGTTACTACTACGCTGCGAAGCTAAACAGCCGTATCGATGATCTAGATCTTAACCTTGAAGACTTCACTCAGCGCGTAAACGCTGACGTTGTTAACAAGATCGTTAACCTGGCATCTCGTAACGCAGGTTTCATCGCGAAACGTTTTGAAGGCAAACTGTCTGACAACTTTGCAGAGCCTGAACTTTACAACGAATTTGTTGCTGCTGCTGACCGTATCGCTGAGCTTTACGAAACGCGTGAGTTTGGTCGTGCAATCCGTGAAATCACGGCATTGGCAGACAAAGCTAACCAATACGTTGATGAAAAAGCACCGTGGGTTGTAGCAAAAGAAGAAGGCAAAGATCAGGAACTACAAGACATCTGTTCTGTCGGTATCAACCTATTCCGCGTACTGATGACTTACCTGAAACCAGTAATGCCATCGCTAGCTGCGCGTACTGAAGCGTTCCTAAACCAAGAGCTAACTTGGGAAAACATCGCTGATCCACTAACAGGCCACGAGATCACTAAGTTCAAAGCACTGTTCAACCGTATCGAACCGAAGAATGTTGAAGCGATGATCGAAGCGTCTAAAGAAGATGCGGCGGCAGAAATGGCGGCGAAAGAGAAAGCTGAAGCGGAAAAGAACAAGGCTAGCCAAACCGAGTTAGACAAAGAACCAATCGCTGAAGAGATTGAGTTCGATGCTTTTGCTGCAGTAGATATGCGTATCGCTCGCATCATCTCTTGTGAAGAAGTACCAAAAGCCAACAAACTGCTTAAGTTCCAATTAGACATCGGTGGTGAAACTCGTCAGGTATTCTCTGGCATCAAGTCAGCTTACAAACCTGAAGAGCTAGAAGGCAAGCTAACGGTAATGGTAGCAAACCTAAAACCTCGTAAGATGAAGTTTGGTATGTCTGAAGGTATGATCCTAGCGGCAGGCCCTGGTGGTAGCGACCTGTGGATCCTTGAGCCACACGAAGGCGCTCAACCTGGCATGCGCGTAATGTAAGTTGTAGCTTTACGATCAAATTTAAAAAGTCCTCGCCAGTTCAGCGGGGACTTTTTTTGACTGAATTCACACTTTTGGGGAATTTGTGCACCAAACTTGTACAGCATCTTTCCCGTCACAAGCCTAACTCACTGTTTTAATAGAATTTAATTAGTGGCATCAAAACTGCAATCTTCCTTGTTAGGTCCAAACACTAACAAGGAGTTGGTTATGTTTGTTTTGATTTCCACACTATTGTCCATCGCTATTTTAGCCGGAATATATCACTTATCTTCTAAACGAGAGCAGCAACATGCGCGCAAATATCAGCTGTTAACATTGTTACGAGATGTTGTTCACCTTCTGAGACACCACCGAGCTGCTACTCACTACTCGCTTCAATTCCAACAAAACGATCAACAAAAATTGGACGCTCTTCATGATGCTCTGACTAACAAGCTGCATCTTTTAGTCGAAACATCACGGTTTGAAAACAAACCCATGTATCGCGTATTACAGATTAAAGTAGGGAAACTACTTGAACAATGGAATGACCATAGTGTTGCAAGAAACCAGATGGAGCATGGTAAGTTAATTCGTCATTGCTTGTTTTTGATGGATGAAGTAACCATCGCATGGCTAGCGGTTGAACAAAGAGATGACTTGCATAATGAGTATCACATGAACTGGCAAAACATTATGGATAGCTTGGAGACCCTGACTCAGTTACGAATCAGCATTCAAGATTTAGGAGAACAAGGCGGAAATGAGCGTTTCAAAAACTATGCATCGGTCATGATGCGTAAGCTAAACCAACTAGCGGTTATCGCTCCACTTAGCATTACCTCTCCTGCTTCCACGCGCTCAATACAGACGCTAAATGAATACGTGACAGGGAGTCATGTCGACTTAACAGAAGCAGAGCTTTATGGCGTCACATCGGACTTGTCATTGACCATCTTCAATACTTACGACCATGTCCTTTCAGATGTCGTAGAGTCATTATATCTACCGTTACCCAGACTCTCGCTAGCAGGATAAACGTTCCATGCCTTTTTATTGGTGCTTGGTTCGTCGCCGACTTATAAATAAAAACAAAAAAAACCGCAGGCCTAAGGCACTGCGGTTTTCGTTTATTCAACTTGTCAGCGCTTAGCTGTCGTCTTCCGTGAAGTTCGTTGGTAATTGCTTTTTCATTTCGTTCCAGATCAACGCACTTTCCATACCATAATGACGAATCACCACTGGTAGTTGTTCACGCTGGCCACTTTCACAAGTTTCGAGCAATTGATGGTAAAACTTCAGAGCTAGCTCACGAGAAGCTGGATTTGAGAAGTAGTAGCTACCGACACGATCGTAGAGCTTCTTCAAACCATTAAAGATCAAACCGTAAATTTGATTTCCTGAATGGAATGCTAGGCGCTGGAAAAGCATATAATCGTAAAAGTTGAACGTTTTAGCAATCAAGATTTCTTGACGCTTCGCTTCATCTTTCTCGTTATCTTCTTTCACATTCTGCAGAACTTTTTCAGCATACGGCGAAGAAGCGATGAATTCGTCCCAGGAAGCCGCATTCATTAAAGCTTCACAAGATTCGATTACGTTCTTAATTGTACGCTCAGAGCTCTCTTTGTTCGCTTTAAATGCATAGCGCATAAAGATAGGACTGATGTTGGTACGTGCCGCAAGCAGATCTTCTACAATGTTTGTCGCATTATCAACGTCTAGCGTCATTAAAGTATCCAAAATATGCAGACCAGAGGTCTCCATAAATTGGTTAACTTTCGTAGGTTTGCCGTGCTGGATAGTCAGCCATCCATCACGGGCTAGTCGTTGAAGAACCTCTCTTAAAGTCGTTCGAGTAACACCAATCAGTTCGGACAGCTCGCGCTCAGCAGGTAAAATTGAGCCTGGAGGAAAACGGCCGTTCCAAATGCTCTCGATAATATATTTTTCTGCGAATCCCGCAGGGCTTTTCGCCTTTATGACCATTCTACTTTTTATCCAATATTGATTTCTGAGGGTCGATACTACTCATCATACCACTACTTAGCGGTTTGAGAAAATTTACGATCAATAGTGGAAACGACTCCATAACATAGAGTTAATACTCTATATGTTGTGTCAATTTAAGAGGCTCTAACATGCGAGCGAAAGCAGTAAAATATGAATTTTCATTTAATTAAACAGCTCACAAATCTCGGAGAAATAAAGACAACCGTGTCACATTTTTATATTCAAAATATGAAAAATTACTTTGTATATCACAGTTAATATTCTTTCTTAATTTGCCTTTTCTCGTCACTGACCGTCATTTAAAATCCAAGAGGATTTTTTTAAGACTTTCATGGTATAGTAACGCCGTTTTGATCGCGTTATTACATTTAAAAAGTCATTTTAGTCGGTAGCATCACGTTTTGTTATTGACTAATAAATGCCTGAGTGTAGAGTTTGCGGTCGAAAGTGAGCGGTGCTTGAGTTCAGGGGAAGTAACTTGGCAAGACTACAATAAACAAAGGATTGTTGTTTTACTAAGTTATTGTTTTTAAAGACTAGTTAATAAGTCTAACAAACAGATACTTAAGCACTATTGTAGTGTCTATTCATAATTTTGTTATAAAGAGAATTATCATGCCGATATCGCTCGGAAACGCTTTTATCAAGAACTTCCTTGGTAAAGCGCCTGATTGGTACAAAGTTGCCATTATAGCCTTCTTAATAATTAACCCGATTGTATTCTTCCTAATAAACCCATTTGTAGCTGGATGGTTGTTGGTCGCTGAATTTATTTTCACGCTAGCAATGGCATTAAAATGCTACCCATTACAACCTGGCGGTTTACTTGCTATTGAAGCCATTGCTATCGGCATGACTAGCCCTGCGCAAGTTAAGCACGAATTAGTAGCAAATATCGAAGTACTGCTACTTCTGGTGTTTATGGTTGCGGGCATCTACTTCA encodes:
- the udk gene encoding uridine kinase; translation: MSDNNQCVIVGIAGASASGKSLIASTIYNELRAKVGDHQIGVITEDCYYNDQSHLSMEERVKTNYDHPSALDHDLLCEHLEKLVRGEAVEVPEYSYTEHTRTINTTTMTPKKVIILEGILLLTDPRLRDLMHATVFMDTPLDICLLRRVKRDVEERGRTMESVLKQYQQTVRPMFMQFIEPSKQYADIIVPRGGKNRIAIDVLKAHIARLLKA
- the apbC gene encoding iron-sulfur cluster carrier protein ApbC; translated protein: MHQFTSKQDFCHWFNQFQHPQLVENWADIHGAISITTQGSIDITLPFASNELQTVLHDWIKQQQASGKVAEFPFNIRLGVKALETQVANSVKGVKNIIAVSSAKGGVGKSTTAVNLALAIAQSGAKVGLLDADIYGPSVPMMLGQEDAKPEVRDGKWMEPIFAHGIYTHSIGYLVDRSEAAIWRGPMASKALSQLLTETDWPDLDYLVIDMPPGTGDIQLTLSQQIPVTGSVLVTTPQDLALADARKGAAMFNKVHVPVIGVVENMSYHICSQCGAKEHIFGMGGAEKMSQEFGLALLGQIPLHISMREDIDAGVPTVARRPESEHAGYYKQLADRVCSTMFWQGKAKPDAISFTMVN
- the metG gene encoding methionine--tRNA ligase; translated protein: MANDPKNFPSRKMLVTCALPYANGSIHLGHMLEHIQADIWVRYQRLRGNTVNFICADDAHGTPIMLKAQQMGITPEEMIAAVSEEHQKDFAGFDISFDNYHSTHSDENRELASHIYLELKKNGFISSRTISQLFDPEKEMFLPDRFVKGTCPKCKSEDQYGDNCDNCGETYSPTELINPKSAVSGATPVMKDSEHFFFDLPQFESMLKEWTRSGSLQAETANKMQEWFESGLQQWDISRDAPYFGFEIPGEKNKFFYVWLDAPIGYMGSFKNLCDKRDDLDFDEYWKKDSSAELYHFIGKDIVYFHSLFWPAMLEGSGFRKPNNVFVHGYVTVNGAKMSKSKGTFVKASTYLEHLDPECLRYYYAAKLNSRIDDLDLNLEDFTQRVNADVVNKIVNLASRNAGFIAKRFEGKLSDNFAEPELYNEFVAAADRIAELYETREFGRAIREITALADKANQYVDEKAPWVVAKEEGKDQELQDICSVGINLFRVLMTYLKPVMPSLAARTEAFLNQELTWENIADPLTGHEITKFKALFNRIEPKNVEAMIEASKEDAAAEMAAKEKAEAEKNKASQTELDKEPIAEEIEFDAFAAVDMRIARIISCEEVPKANKLLKFQLDIGGETRQVFSGIKSAYKPEELEGKLTVMVANLKPRKMKFGMSEGMILAAGPGGSDLWILEPHEGAQPGMRVM
- the fadR gene encoding fatty acid metabolism transcriptional regulator FadR, with protein sequence MVIKAKSPAGFAEKYIIESIWNGRFPPGSILPAERELSELIGVTRTTLREVLQRLARDGWLTIQHGKPTKVNQFMETSGLHILDTLMTLDVDNATNIVEDLLAARTNISPIFMRYAFKANKESSERTIKNVIESCEALMNAASWDEFIASSPYAEKVLQNVKEDNEKDEAKRQEILIAKTFNFYDYMLFQRLAFHSGNQIYGLIFNGLKKLYDRVGSYYFSNPASRELALKFYHQLLETCESGQREQLPVVIRHYGMESALIWNEMKKQLPTNFTEDDS